In one Halosimplex halophilum genomic region, the following are encoded:
- a CDS encoding AAA family ATPase, which produces MAQSDLSIQEASQQLDAVVDEIQSSVIIDEEFLETVLVGLLSKGHVLLEDVPGTGKTLTANSFATALGLSFSRIQFTPDLLPNDVTGTYIYNEQEGEFEFNKGPIFANIVLADEINRAPPKTQAALLEAMGEGQVTTEGDTRQLPEPFFVIATQNPVEQEGTFPLPEAQIDRFNVKSSIGYPDVDGEVELLRRRNDRTSTTPSVGQVLDHESVMDLQAVPDTVTVTEDMLEYIAAVSRATRDDHRVETGMSPRGTQRLYETARAQAVIEGRNYVTPDDVKTVSQPVIAHRLGLTAESQVNDVDKSEIVADVLEEIPVPTIEAPA; this is translated from the coding sequence ATGGCACAGAGCGACCTATCCATACAGGAGGCCAGCCAGCAGTTGGACGCAGTGGTCGACGAGATCCAGTCGTCGGTCATCATCGACGAGGAGTTCCTCGAGACGGTGCTCGTGGGGCTGCTCTCGAAGGGCCACGTCCTGCTGGAGGACGTACCGGGGACGGGCAAGACGCTGACCGCGAACAGCTTCGCGACGGCGCTCGGACTCTCCTTCTCCCGCATCCAGTTCACACCGGACCTGCTCCCCAACGACGTGACGGGGACCTACATCTACAACGAGCAGGAGGGCGAGTTCGAGTTCAACAAGGGTCCCATCTTCGCGAACATCGTCCTCGCGGACGAGATCAACCGCGCGCCGCCGAAGACCCAGGCCGCGCTGCTGGAGGCGATGGGCGAGGGCCAGGTCACCACCGAGGGCGACACCCGCCAGCTGCCCGAGCCGTTCTTCGTCATCGCGACGCAGAACCCCGTCGAGCAGGAGGGGACCTTCCCGCTGCCCGAGGCGCAGATCGACCGCTTCAACGTCAAGAGTTCCATCGGCTACCCCGACGTGGACGGCGAGGTCGAGCTGCTCCGCCGGCGCAACGACCGCACGTCGACGACCCCGTCGGTCGGCCAGGTGCTCGACCACGAGTCGGTCATGGACCTGCAGGCGGTCCCGGACACCGTGACGGTCACCGAGGACATGCTGGAGTACATCGCGGCCGTCTCGCGGGCAACCCGCGACGACCACCGCGTCGAGACGGGCATGAGCCCGCGCGGGACCCAGCGCCTCTACGAGACCGCTCGCGCCCAGGCCGTCATCGAGGGGCGCAACTACGTCACGCCCGACGACGTCAAGACGGTCTCCCAGCCGGTCATCGCCCACCGCCTGGGCCTGACCGCGGAGTCGCAGGTCAACGACGTGGACAAGTCGGAGATCGTCGCGGACGTGCTCGAGGAGATCCCCGTCCCGACCATCGAGGCACCGGCGTAA
- a CDS encoding YIP1 family protein — MGVSNAVRNPGSYLSRTLDLYRALLTDPERFYDEYIGTRRVKSEFALVLVAGLVGLVGNYVMLQELIFQFEGFQSVTINEQVRFQLQQRVVEPLLGAFLLWIWFGIGMYYVAWLYTTIGTTYVAMKRTAWALFPILIANVIHTAAMAYASTTLEVTDEDITITTSIADEVSAFVWSQASGETVVLAATAVGIVFALWAGYIGAYAIKDVRDLTTSEAYKVAAVPTGGYVLYIAYSVVTAL; from the coding sequence ATGGGTGTTTCAAACGCGGTTCGGAACCCGGGCTCGTATCTCAGCAGGACGCTGGACCTGTACCGAGCGCTGCTGACCGACCCGGAGCGGTTCTACGACGAGTACATCGGGACGCGGCGGGTCAAATCGGAGTTCGCGCTGGTGCTGGTCGCCGGGCTGGTCGGTCTCGTGGGCAACTACGTGATGCTCCAGGAGCTGATCTTCCAGTTCGAGGGCTTCCAGTCGGTCACTATCAACGAGCAGGTCCGGTTCCAGCTCCAGCAGCGGGTCGTCGAGCCGCTGCTGGGGGCGTTCCTGCTGTGGATCTGGTTCGGGATCGGCATGTACTACGTCGCCTGGCTGTACACGACGATCGGGACGACCTACGTGGCGATGAAGCGGACGGCCTGGGCGCTGTTCCCGATCCTGATCGCGAACGTCATCCACACCGCCGCGATGGCATACGCCTCGACGACGCTGGAGGTCACCGACGAGGACATCACGATCACGACGAGCATCGCCGACGAGGTGTCGGCATTCGTCTGGTCGCAGGCCAGCGGTGAGACGGTCGTGCTCGCCGCGACCGCCGTCGGGATCGTCTTCGCGCTGTGGGCCGGGTACATCGGCGCCTACGCGATCAAGGACGTGCGCGACCTGACGACGAGCGAGGCGTACAAGGTCGCCGCCGTCCCGACGGGCGGGTACGTGCTGTACATCGCGTACAGCGTCGTCACTGCGCTCTGA
- a CDS encoding ABC transporter permease produces the protein MNYYIRRFGQAIVTFFVGMFITFALYRLVPGGPVQAIIADRVQQMQQRGQPVDTQEVAEMAEQLTGINPDTPIPIAFYEWIRDIILYQDFGESILFQDPVFDILFRGMPWSIFLSVYGLLLGFTATIAVGVFMAWHEGTKIDSGLTVFVLVMRSIPYYVAAIVMLSVLAFQWGLFPTGGRAPPAATPGFNLDYMIGIARHAALPILSNFIVGFAGGAIGMRALTVRVIGGDYLRSARLRGLGTNRILTRYLTRNSILPIYTGFMLGIAGMFSSNVITEQIFQYHGVGWFMLEAAVNQDYPLVMAAFVFFSGITVTAILIADLTYGLIDPRAGTGASRESF, from the coding sequence ATGAACTATTACATACGCCGATTCGGGCAAGCGATCGTGACGTTCTTCGTGGGGATGTTCATCACGTTCGCGCTGTACCGACTCGTTCCGGGTGGGCCGGTCCAGGCGATCATCGCCGACCGGGTCCAGCAGATGCAACAGCGCGGCCAGCCGGTCGACACGCAGGAGGTCGCCGAGATGGCCGAACAACTGACGGGGATCAACCCCGACACGCCGATCCCGATCGCCTTCTACGAGTGGATCCGGGACATCATCCTCTACCAGGACTTCGGCGAGTCGATCCTGTTCCAGGACCCCGTCTTCGACATCCTCTTTCGCGGGATGCCGTGGTCGATCTTCCTGAGCGTCTACGGGCTCCTGCTGGGCTTTACCGCCACCATCGCGGTGGGCGTGTTCATGGCCTGGCACGAGGGGACCAAGATCGACTCCGGGCTGACGGTGTTCGTGCTCGTGATGCGGTCGATCCCCTACTACGTGGCCGCCATCGTGATGCTGTCGGTGCTGGCGTTCCAGTGGGGCCTGTTCCCGACCGGCGGCCGCGCGCCGCCGGCGGCGACGCCCGGCTTCAACCTCGACTACATGATCGGGATCGCCAGACACGCCGCGTTGCCCATCCTCTCGAACTTCATCGTCGGCTTCGCCGGCGGGGCCATCGGGATGCGTGCGCTGACGGTCCGCGTCATCGGCGGTGACTACCTCCGGTCGGCGCGGCTGCGCGGGCTCGGCACGAACCGTATCCTGACGCGGTACCTGACCCGCAACTCCATCCTCCCGATCTACACCGGGTTCATGCTCGGGATCGCGGGGATGTTCAGCTCGAACGTCATCACGGAGCAGATCTTCCAGTACCACGGCGTCGGCTGGTTCATGCTCGAGGCGGCGGTCAACCAGGACTACCCGCTCGTGATGGCCGCGTTCGTGTTCTTCTCGGGCATCACGGTGACGGCCATCCTGATCGCCGACCTCACCTACGGGCTCATCGACCCGCGGGCCGGGACCGGCGCGTCGAGGGAGAGCTTCTAA
- a CDS encoding ABC transporter permease gives MSEKNPQSDGGVTQESIFGSDEEVERRRTPPAERARRAFDFYIATPFRVAWSDWRTRIGGVGVLFYLLMGTVGVWLVPPPQINEGPYYLQPFVDWSMPLGTDNLGRGVFKTLVHSTPAMMKMALAGIVFSVGVAVLVGMIAGYKGGVVDTVLMTIADVFITLPGLPLIIVLAAIFSPEDPFIVGTIIAIDQWPGLARMLRSQVLSLREEDFVEAARSIGLSTPTIVGQELVPKVAPFVLVSAAGAAVAVIFQSVALYFIGVLPFSSFNWGVMMQLAYEQGNAISAPGRAGHWMLFPLLAISGVSFSLILFSQGLDRVFNPRLLARHSETVPEDEQDGAGDL, from the coding sequence ATGTCCGAGAAAAATCCACAGAGCGACGGAGGCGTCACGCAGGAAAGCATCTTCGGTTCCGACGAGGAGGTCGAGCGCCGCCGGACGCCGCCGGCCGAGCGCGCCCGCCGCGCGTTCGACTTCTACATCGCGACGCCGTTCCGCGTCGCGTGGTCGGACTGGCGGACCCGCATCGGCGGCGTCGGCGTCCTGTTCTACCTGCTGATGGGGACCGTCGGCGTCTGGCTGGTGCCGCCGCCACAGATCAACGAGGGGCCGTACTACCTCCAGCCGTTCGTCGACTGGTCGATGCCGCTGGGCACCGACAACCTCGGACGGGGCGTCTTCAAGACGCTCGTCCACTCGACGCCGGCGATGATGAAGATGGCGCTGGCCGGGATCGTCTTCTCGGTCGGCGTCGCGGTGCTCGTCGGGATGATCGCGGGCTACAAGGGCGGCGTCGTCGACACGGTCCTGATGACCATCGCCGACGTGTTCATCACGCTGCCGGGCCTGCCGCTGATCATCGTCCTCGCGGCGATCTTCTCGCCGGAGGACCCGTTCATCGTCGGGACCATCATCGCCATCGACCAGTGGCCGGGACTGGCCAGGATGTTGCGCTCGCAGGTGCTGTCCTTGCGCGAAGAGGACTTCGTCGAGGCGGCCCGGTCGATCGGGCTCTCGACGCCGACGATCGTCGGCCAGGAGCTCGTCCCGAAGGTCGCGCCGTTCGTGCTCGTCTCCGCGGCGGGCGCCGCGGTCGCGGTCATCTTCCAGTCGGTCGCGCTGTACTTCATCGGCGTGCTCCCGTTCAGCTCGTTCAACTGGGGCGTGATGATGCAGCTGGCCTACGAGCAGGGCAACGCGATCTCCGCCCCCGGCCGCGCGGGCCACTGGATGCTGTTCCCGCTGCTGGCCATCTCGGGCGTGAGCTTCTCGCTGATCCTCTTCTCGCAGGGGCTCGACCGGGTGTTCAACCCGCGCCTGCTGGCGCGCCACTCCGAGACGGTCCCGGAGGACGAACAGGACGGGGCGGGTGACCTGTGA
- a CDS encoding ABC transporter ATP-binding protein produces the protein MAIGQPDQSSEEETTETDDPDEDIVMSVEDARVQFGMSRGQAWVLNDVSLDVRREEILAVVGESGSGKSMFAAALMDAVEDPGHLSGDVTYYPREDEGTDTPSADQIGSYDAVGDDSIDVLGMSESELKNFRWEEVSMVFQGAMNSFNPTMKIKGHFHETIQAHNAVLDERMEHVRDLFEALHLDPDRVMNSYPHELSGGMKQRALIALALVLEPEVLVMDEPTAALDLLMQRSIISMLRELRDEFELTIVFITHDLPLVAGLSDRIGVMYSFEFIEVGETRSLLKDAAHPYTRALLRSVPSIESDIDEMEPIEGARPDPVNIPTGCSFHPRCPIADDRCEIEDPDLVTVDEDHEAACFYTDQARNELSYRLDHGTTEDDR, from the coding sequence ATGGCAATCGGACAACCGGACCAATCGAGCGAGGAGGAGACGACGGAGACCGACGACCCCGACGAGGACATCGTCATGAGCGTCGAGGACGCCCGCGTGCAGTTCGGGATGTCCCGGGGACAGGCCTGGGTGCTCAACGACGTGAGCCTGGACGTGCGCCGCGAGGAGATCCTCGCCGTCGTCGGCGAGTCCGGCTCGGGCAAGTCGATGTTCGCCGCCGCGCTGATGGACGCCGTCGAGGACCCCGGCCACCTCTCGGGCGACGTGACCTACTACCCGCGGGAGGACGAGGGCACCGACACCCCGAGCGCCGACCAGATCGGCTCCTACGACGCCGTCGGCGACGACTCGATCGACGTGCTCGGGATGAGCGAGAGCGAGCTCAAGAACTTCCGCTGGGAGGAGGTCTCGATGGTGTTCCAGGGGGCGATGAACTCGTTCAACCCCACGATGAAGATCAAGGGCCACTTCCACGAGACCATCCAGGCCCACAACGCCGTCCTCGACGAGCGCATGGAGCACGTCCGGGACCTGTTCGAGGCGCTGCACCTCGACCCCGACCGCGTGATGAACTCCTACCCCCACGAGCTGTCGGGCGGGATGAAACAGCGGGCGCTCATCGCGCTGGCGCTGGTGCTCGAACCGGAGGTGCTCGTGATGGACGAGCCGACCGCCGCGCTCGACCTCCTGATGCAGCGGTCGATCATCTCGATGCTGCGGGAGCTGCGCGACGAGTTCGAGCTGACCATCGTCTTCATCACGCACGACCTGCCGCTGGTCGCCGGGCTGTCGGACCGCATCGGCGTGATGTACTCCTTCGAGTTCATCGAGGTGGGCGAGACGCGCTCGCTGCTGAAAGACGCCGCCCACCCCTACACCCGGGCGCTGTTGCGCTCGGTGCCGAGCATCGAGTCGGACATCGACGAGATGGAGCCCATCGAGGGCGCGCGCCCGGACCCGGTGAACATCCCGACCGGGTGTTCGTTCCACCCGCGGTGTCCGATCGCCGACGACCGCTGCGAGATCGAGGACCCCGACCTCGTGACCGTCGACGAGGACCACGAGGCGGCGTGTTTCTACACCGACCAGGCCCGCAACGAGCTGAGCTACAGACTCGACCACGGGACCACGGAGGACGACAGATGA